One Cupriavidus pauculus genomic window, ACTCCTTCTGCAGGTAGTAGTCCTCGATCTGCTTGAGCACGCCGATCGTGCGGTCCTGCGTGGCGCCCTGCGGCAGCTGCACGACCGTGATCATGTAGCCCTGGTCCTCGTCGGGGAGGAACGACGACGGCAGACGCTGGAACAGCAGCACCACACCCGCGACGATAAGCGCGTAGATGATGAGGTAGCGGCCCGAGCGGCGAATCACGCGGGCCACGACGCCCTGGTAGCCGGTGGACGCGCGCGCGAACGTGCGGTTGAACCAGCCGAAGAAGCCTTTCTTCTCGTGATGATGGCCCGCCTGCACCGGCTTCAGCAGCGTGGCGCAGAGCGCCGGCGTGAGCGTCAGCGCGAGCAGCGTCGAGAACGCCATCGAGGACACCAGCGACAGCGAGAACTGGCGGTAGATATTGCCGACCGAACCCGAGAAGAACGCCATCGGGATGAACACGGCCACCAGCACCAGCGAGATGCCGACGATGGCGCCCGTGATCTGCCCCATCGCCTTGCGCGTGGCTTCACGCGGCGACAGGCCTTCCTCGCTCATGATGCGCTCGACGTTCTCCACGACCACGATCGCGTCGTCCACGAGGATACCGATCGCAAGCACCATGCCGAACATCGTCAGCACGTTGATCGAGAATCCGAACGCGAGCATCGCGCCAAACGTGCCGAGCAGCGCGATCGGCACCACGAGCGTCGGAATGATCGTCGCGCGGATGTTCTGCAGGAACAGGTACATCACGAGGAACACCAGCAGCACCGCTTCCAGCAGCGTCTTGATGACTTCCTCGATCGAGATCTTCACGAATGCCGACGTGTCGTACGGCACGCTGTACTCGTAGTCGGACGGGAAGTACTTCGCCAGCTCGTCCATGCGCGCGCGCACGGCGTTGGCCGTGGCCAGCGCGTTCGCGGCGGGCGCCAGCTTGATGGCGATGGCCGAAGCGGGCTTGCCGTTGGTCCGCGCGAGCGTCGAGTAGTCGGCGCCGCCGAGTTCCACGCGGCCGACGTCCTTGATGCGCACCGACGAACCGTCGGGGTTCACGCGCAGCAGGATGTTCGCGAACTGCTCGGGCGTGGTCAGCCGGCTCTCGGTGTTGACGGTCGCGTTGAGCTCGGTGCCCTTCGGCGACGGCGTACCGCCCAGTTCGCCGACGGCGACCTGGATGTTCTGCTCGGACACCGCGGCCGTGACGTCCAGCGGCGTCAGGTTGTAGCCCGTCAGCTTGGCCGGGTCGAGCCACACGCGCATCGCGTATTCGGTGCCGAACAGATCGGCCGCACCCACGCCGGGCACGCGGCGAATCGAGTCCACCACCTGTGCCGAGACGAAGTTGCCGAGCGCGATCGCATCGGAGTTGCCCGACTTCGACTGGACCGTGATGAACATCATGTAGTTGTTCCCGGCCTTGTCGATGCGCACGCCTTGCTGGCGCACCTCCGCCGGCAGGCGCGCTTCCACGCGCTTGAGGCGGTTCTGCACTTCCACCGAGTTCAGGTCGGCGTTGGAGCCGGGCGAGAACGCGATGTTGATCGTGGAGAGGCCCGTGGCCTCGCTCTGCGATTCGTAGTACAGCAGGTTGGGCGCGCCGTTGAGCTCCTGCTCGATCACCGTGGTGACCGATTCCTCGAGCGTCTTGGCGGATGCGCCGGGGTACGTCGCCGTGACCGTGATGATCGGCGGCGCGATATTGGGGTACTGCGCGATCGGCAACTGCAGGATCGACAGCAACCCGCCCAGTCCGATGATCAGCGCGAGCACCCACGCGAACACCGGCCGGTCGATGAAAAACTTGGCCATGGAACTGGCTCCCTTCTTATTGGGTCCCGATAGAGGCGTCTGCGAGGGCTACGGTCAGCCCTGCTTTGCCGCGGTGGCGTCTGCGGTCTTGGGCTGCTGGAACGGCACGGCCTTGGCCGGCGCGCCCGCCTGTACCTTCTGCAGCCCCTCGACGATCACCTGCTCGCCGCCCTTGAGGCCTTCCGATACCACCCAGCTGTCGCCGACCGCCTGCGTGGCCGTCACCGGCAGGCTGGCAACCTTGCCGTCCTGGCCGACGACCATCACGCTCGCGCCCTGTGCCGTGCGGATCAGCGCGCGTTGCGGCACGGTCAGTGCCTTCTCGTCGATGCCCTGTTCCACCTTCACGCGCACGAACGTGCCCGAGAGCAGCTCGCGCTTCGCGTTCGGGAATTCCGCGCGCAGCGTGATCGCGCCCGTGGTCGGATCGACGGTCATGTCGGAGAACAGCAGCTTGCCGGTCTGCGCGTACTCGCGATCGCTGCCCTCGACGAACAGGTGCACGCGCGCGCCGCCGTTCATGCTCTTGACCTCGCCCGACTCGATCTGGCGGCGCAGGCGCGCCACGTCGGCCGCGGGCTGCGTGAACGTGACCCAGATCGGATCGACCTGCTCGACCAGCGTCAGCTTCGTGGCCTCGCCCTTGCCGACCAGCGCGCCCTCGGTGACCAGCGCACGGCCCACGCGGCCCGAGATCGGGGCGGTGACCGTGGTGTAGCCGAGATTGATCTGCGCGGTGGTCACGGCGGCCTTGGCCGAGGCGATATCGGCATTGGCCTGGCCGGCCGCGGCCACGGCCTCGTCGTACTCCTGCTTGCTCACGGCGTTCGCGGCCACGAGCGGCTTGTAGCGCTCGGCCTTCTGGCGCGCGGACACGGCGTTGGCCTCGGCGCGCTCGAGCGACGCCTTTGCCGATGCCAGCTGCGCCTGATAGGGCGCGGGATCGATGCGGAACAGCACCTGTCCGGCCTTCACCTCACCGCCTTCGGTGTAGTTGCGCGACAGCACGATGCCTTCCACGCGGGCGCGCACCTCGGCGGTACGCACACCCTCGAGGCGGCCGGGCAGCTCGTTGATCACGGCGACGGGGCGCGGGGTGACCGTGACCACGCCGACCTCGGCGGGCGGCATCGCGCCTGCCTGCGGCGCTTTCTCGCCGCAGGCGGCGAGCAACAGGACCGCTGCTCCGGCGGCGAGATAGTGAATACGTCGGGTCTTGCTCATCGATCACCCCATCTTGGCGTTTTTGGTTCTGATATGGACTGCGGTCGCTTGCGGCACACGTCCCCCATGGACAGCAACGGCGTGCGGGGGGGCGGGGAGCGCGAGCGGAGACGTCAGGCGGGTAGCCGTCGGGACCGGGGGTGGCCGGACGGCGAACAAGCGCGTAGTATATATACATTCAAGCATGTATGTTAAGCGTTTTACACAACGCGTTGCTTTTTGGCGCACTTATGCCCAAATGTGGTGCGCGGGCGACATACAGTTGGCGAGCACAATTGCGGCAAGCGCGGTACGATGCCGGCCGTTAATCGCGGTGATTCCGCGATAGGAAAAGGACATGGTCAGACGCACCAAGGAAGAAGCACTCGAGACGCGCAACCGGATACTCGATGCGGCGGAAACGGTTTTCCACACGCGCGGCGTGGCGCGCCCGTCGCTTGCCGATATCGCCGAGGCGGCCGGTGTCACCCGCGGCGCCATCTACTGGCACTTCAAGAACAAGAGCGACGTGTTCGCGGCGATGGTCGATCGCGTGCATTTGCCCGTGGAAGCGTTGTGCGATCCCGAGCGGATCGCGCGGCACGAGGACCCGCTCGGCGGGGTGCGCGATATCTGCGCGTTCGTGTTTCGCCAGACCGTGGTGAACCCGCAGTGGCGGCGGATCTTCGAGATCCTGTTCCACAAGTGCGAGATGGTGCAGGACAACGGCGCGATCTTCGAGCGCCAGCGGCAGTCGCATCAGGAAGGCATCGCCAAGATCCGCGAGCACTTGCGGCTCGCGACCGAGCGCGGCCAGCTGCCGGCCGACCTCGATCTGGACTTCGCGGTCAACGCGTTCCATGCGGCCATCGGCGGCGTGCTCGCGCACTGGCTGTTTTGCCCCACCGATTTCGATCTGGCGGGCCAGGCCGAGCGTATGGCGGACGTCTTCATCGACACGCTGCGCCATTCGCCGGCGCTCCGGCACGGCTACGTCGCGCGGCCGCTGGCGGAAGCCGAGCTCGACGCCGAGGTGGCGACGTTCTGCGAAGCGCAGGCCCGGCAGCAAACGCTCGCGGAGTAGTTACCCGCGGCTACCCCTGGCTACCCGCGCAGCGCCTCCGACCATCGCGCGAGAAACGCGCGCTTGCGCAGCGCGTCCTGCGCGGCCAGCAGGCCCGGCCCGACGCTGATCGGCTTGAGCGTATATCCTAGCCGTTCGGCAAGCGCCCCCGGTGTCTGCCCGCTCGTGATGTCGCTGCGGATCGTATAGAGCTGCGACGTCGAGCGGGCCAGCAGGGCCTGCCCCTCCCGCGAGATCAGGAAGTCCAGCCATAACCGCGCCGCATTGGGCCGCGGCGACTTGCGCGCGATAAAGGCCACGCGCGACATCACCAGCGTATAGTCGCGCGGCGCGATCACGCCGATCTCCGCGCCGCGCTCCATCAGCGACAGCGCATACGACCCCAGCACGTTGTACCCGAGCACGAACTCGCCGCGCGCGATGCGCTCGATCATGTCCACCGACGATACCGACAATTTGGCGCCCGCACGCCCGAGGGCCTGCGCGAGATACCAGAATTCGTTGCCCATGCGCGCGTCCTGCTGCGCGAACAGGTAGCCGATGCCCGAGCGTTCGATGTCGTAGGTCACCACGCGCCCGCGCCACAGCGGCGCGTGCTCCTGCATCAGCTGAGCCAGACCGCTACGGCTGCCCGGCATGCGCGTATCGGTGAAGTGCCGGCGGTTGTAGACGATGACCGCGGGTTCGAAGGTCGTGCCCCAGGCCTCGTCGCGCCATACGGCCCACGCAGGCAGCGCGCCGCGCTCGGGCGATTCGTAGCGCTGCGCGTAGCCATCGTTGACGAGCTTGATCTGCAGGTCCATCGCCGTGCTCCAGAGCACGTCCGCGTAGTCGGCGTCGCGCGCCGGGCGGCCGCCGCCGAGCTTCGCCGTTTCGGCGAGGAAGCGATCGTTGAGCTCGACCGTATTGAGGTCGCGGTAGTTGACGCGCACACCGGGAAAGCGCGCCTCGAAGCCGTCGATCAGCGGCCGCACGATATCGCTGTCCGTCGACGCGTACACCGTGACGGCACCCTCGTGCAGCGCGCGCGAGACAATGCCTTCGTACTCGGCCGGATACCCGGCGGGCGCGGTGGGCGAGGTAGTGCGGGAACCGGCGGCCTGTGCGCGCGCGACCGTGGGAAAGGCCGGCATCGCGGCCAGCGCCGCCGCGGCCGCGCCGGCTTCGAGCAGGCGGCGCCTTGCGGGATGCGGGGCGGGCGAGGCGGCGTCCGCGGCTGGGCAGGAGGGGCGCGATTCGGAGAGCGGCTTGGGCGGCATGGCGGCAGAGGCGACACCCGGAGCGGGGCGGCGTTATTATAGGCGCCCCCGGACGCGTCCCGCATCCGGGCCGATGGGGGTGGAGGAGGTCCCGCATGCGCATCCTGCTGGTGGAAGACGAAGTGGAACTGGCCCGCTGGGTCGCGCGCGCGCTCGAGCAGGGCGGCTTCGTCATCGAGCACGTGGCGGACGGCCTGCAGGCCGAAGCCCGGCTGATGGCCGAGGAATACGACGCCGTGGTGCTGGACCTGCGGCTGCCCGGCAAGGACGGGCTGGCCGTGCTCAAGGCGATGCGCGGGCGCGACGACCGCACGCCCGTGCTGATCCTCACCGCGCAGGACACGCTCGACGAACGCGTGCGCGGCCTGAACCTCGGCGCGGACGACTACCTGCCCAAACCCTTCGCCATCGCCGAACTCGAGGCCCGTATTCTCGCGCTCATCCGCCGCAGCCGCGGGCGCGCCCATCCGCGCCTGCAATGCGGCGCGCTCGTGTTCGATGGCGAGACGCGCAGCTTCACGCTCGGCGGCGCGCCGCTCGCGCTGACGCCACGCGAATCGACGCTGCTGGGCGCGCTGCTCGCGCGCAGCGGCCAGCCGCTGACCAAGGCGCAGCTGCTCGACAAGGTCTTCTCGCTCGACGCCGACGTGAGCCCCGACGCGATCGAGGTGCTGGTCTACCGCCTGCGCAAGAAGCTCGCCGGGCATGGCGTGACCATCGTGACGCTGCGCGGCTTCGGCTATCTGCTGGAACCCGAGGCCGAGACCTGACATGTGGCGACGCCACCTGCGCGCCCCCGCGCGGCTGCCGTTGCGGCTCTGGCTGCGTGGCAGCCTGCGCCGCCAGCTGCTGTTGCTGCTGGTTCCCGCACTGATCGCGATTACCGCGATCGACTCGTGGTTCACGTACGACACGCTGCGCGACGCTGCCAACACTGCATACGACCGCTCGCTGTACGGGTCCGTGCGGACCATCGACAATGCGATCGGCATGGCCGGCGAAAGCGTGCAGCTGTCGCTGCCCGATGCCGCGATGGAGATGTTCGAGACCGCCGCGCAGACGCATGTGTTCTACCGCGTGTCGATCGAGCGCGCGGGCGTGGTCGAGACCATCACCGGCTATGACGATCTGCCGCTGCCCGCGGGTACGCTCGTCAACAACGAGACACGCTTCTACGACGCGACCTATCGCGACGAGCCCGTGCGGATTGCCGCCATGGCAAGGCCCGTCTACCGGCCCGATGCGCATCTGCGCGTGATCATCCAGGTGGCGGAAACCGCGGAGCCGCGCACGATGCTGATCGCGCGCGTGTGGCGCAGCGCGCTCGCGCGCGACACGGTGCTGATCGTGCTGTCGGCACTGATCCTCGTCGGCGGCATCACGTACGTGCTGCGTCCGCTGGCGCGGGTACGCGACGAGGTTCGCGCGCGCTCGCCGGACGACCTCACGCCGCTCGCGTTCGACCACGTACCGGTCGAAGTGCGTCCGCTCGTCGATGCGGTGAACACGCACGTGGCGCGCTCGGAAGCAATGGGCCAGGCGCAGGCGCAGTTCATCGCCGATGCCGCGCACCAGCTGCGCACGCCGCTGGCGATCCTCAAGACACAGGCCGAGTTCGCGCAACGCCAGCTCACGCTGCATGGCGACCACGGCGACATACAGGCCGCGCGCGAAGCCGTGGGCGCGATCGAGACGCAGCTCGGCCAGGCCGCGCGACTGACCAACCAGTTGCTGGCGCTCGCGCGCGTACGCCGCGATGGCGCGGTGCCGGTGGAGGCCGTGGATGTCATCGATGCGGTGGCCGTCGCGGAGCAGGTCGCACTCGACTATCTGCCGCTGGCGCGCGGCAAGCAGCAGGACTTTGGCTGGGAGCGGCCCGCCGGGCTCTCGCTGCCCGTACGCGCCGACGGCGCGCTGCTGCGCGAGGCGCTGGCCAACCTCGTGCACAACGCCATCCAGTATTCGCCGCGCGGCAGCCGCATCACGCTTTCCGCGCGGCTCGCGGGCGACGAGGCGCTGCTGGTGGTGGAGGACGACGGACCGGGGATTCCGCCCGAGGAGCGCGAGAAGGTATTCGCGCGGTTCTACCGGCGGGTCGGCCACACCGAGCCCGGCTCGGGTCTTGGCCTCGCCATCTCGCGCGAGATGGCGGCGCGATTCGGCGGCAGCGTGACGCTCAGGGATGCCACGCAGGGGCGGGGCGTGCGCGCGGTGCTGGCACTGAAGCTGGCGTAGCACGCCCGGGCGCGCCGGCTACCTGCGCACCACCGCGTCGTCGCAGGGATCCTTGCGTGCGATCGCGGGCACGCGGATCACGGCATCGAAACCGTTCGCCACCGTATTGCTCTCTTCGAGGTAGCCGATGCTGAGCACCTTGCCCTTGTCGCCGGCAATCCAGCGCGGCACGCCGAGATCGCGGCGCACATGGCCGTTGCCCGCGATCAGCACCACGCCGCGGTCCGCGTAGGGCTGCATCGTCGCGGCCATCATGGCATCGCGCGCGGCCTGGGCGCTCAGCATGCCCGGCAGCATCTGGCGCGGAAACAGCCCGCAGTGACCGGCATCGAGCGCCGTCGATTGCGCGGAAACGAGATCGGCCGGCAACGGCCTGTCGAGGCCCAGCGCCTTCTGCTGGCCCGCGCTGAACACGCTGCCCAGCCCGCCGCGCACGATCCGGCTCGCGTCGGCACGCGAGAGGTTCGCCGCAAGCAGCGGCAGGTCGTACTGCAAGGCCAGCGCCACCACGGGGCGGTAGAGCGGCCATTGCCATGCGTTGCGATCGCCCGTCGCCTGCGCTATCACGTAGTCGGCGTCGTCGGGCCGCTCGCGCCGCGCGCGATCGATGTCCGCCTGGCGCTCGCGATCGAACTGCTCCATCGCGATGGCGGGCCGCCAGCCGGCCTGCACCGCGCGCGTCAGCGCGTCGAGCCGCTGCTGCTGGCCCTGCGCGTTGTCGTGGACCTCGCCCAGCAGCACATACGATTTGCCGGCGAAAGTCTTGCTGACCGCTTCCGGCTGCGGCGACTGGTTGAAGAACTGGCTGGCACAGCCGGTCAGCGCGAGCGCGCAGGCCAGCGCCGCTATGCGAATGATCATGGTTTGTCGGTCTCCGGCACGTACACGATCGATCCATCCTTCATGCGATAGGCGACGCCGGCCTTGACGCCGTCGCCACTGCCCGGCTGTCCCGTGCCCTGATAGCGCACGACCTTCTGTCCCTGCCGCGACACGATCTCCATATCGGGCTTGCCGGGGCGCGTGATGACGGTGACGTCGTCGTGCGTAAACGGGTTCATCGGGTTGCGCGCAATGGCGATGAGGAGCGCGGCGATCACCACGAGGAACACGTCGATGAGGTTCACCACCGACAGGATCGGATCGTCGGCTTCGCTCTCGTCGAGGAACTTCATGCGTCCGCGCTCCGGGCCTGCCGCGCGCGGCCGAGCCAGACCAGCTCCTCGGCCAGCCAGCGACGGCGCACGTTGACCACCCAGAACGTGATGCTGGCCGCGATCAGCGCGAGGATCACCGCCGAAAACGCGATGGTCAGGTTCTCGCCCACGTTGGCGAGATCGCCGCCGGACAGGCTCTTGAGCGCGGGACCCATCGGGATCATGGTCGCCACGAGTCCGAGCATGGGCGCCACGCGCGTGGCGATGCGCGCGCGCTCCAGCAACCGGTGGGCAGCCACGTCGAGCGCATCGGCGTCGTCCTCACCGTGCCGGCGCGCCCAGGCGACGAGCGCATAGCCGCGCCCGCTATCGATCGGATGCCGCGCGCGCAGCCATGCCTGCATGGCAAAGTCGCCGAGCGCCCAGAACGCGTGGACGAAGAGGATGCCGATCAGCGCGAGGGTCGGATACAGGAACAGCTGTCCGACCTCGTACATAAGGGTTTCGAGCGAGGTGGGTGTCATGGCGTTGGATTCTAAGCCAAACGCCATGACCGAGGCCGCTACCGCTGCGCGAGCGCTTCCGGTTCCGCGCGCAGATTGCCTTCCGCGTCGATCTGCAGCGGGCCGCTGCCCGAGAAGCGGTCGAGCGCGAGGTAGATCACGGGCGTGATGAACAGCGTGATGACCTGCGAGAACAGCAGGCCGCCGACCACCGCGAGGCCGAGCGGCTGGCGCAGTTCCGCACCGGCGCCCAGGCCGAGCGCGAGGGGCAGGGCACCCATCACCGCCGCGAACGTCGTCATCATGATCGGGCGGAAACGCAGCAGGCACGCCTGCCGGATGGCCTTGGCCGGCGCCATGCCCTGCTCGCGCTGCGCGGCAAGCGCGAAGTCGATCATCATGATCGCGTTCTTTTTCACGATACCGATCAGCATCAGCACGCCGATGGTCGCGATCAGCGACAGCTCCACGTTGAAGATGAACAGCGTGAGCAGCGCCCCGATGGCCGCCGAGGGCAGGCCGGCCAGAATCGTCAGCGGGTGGATATAGCTCTCGTACAGCACGCCGAGCAGCGTGTAGATGACCGCGATGGCGGCGACCAGCAGCACGATCTGCGTGGCCTGCGACGACTGGAACACCGCCGCGTCGCCGCCCCAGCTCGTGAAGATCGAACTCGGCATTTCGATCTCGGTGCGGAAGCGATCGATCTTGCTGGACGCATCGCCCAGCGCCGCGCCGGGCGCGAGGTTGAACGACACCGTGACGGACGGCAGCTGCCCCTGGTGATTGACCGCGATCGGACCGACGCGCCGCTCCGTGGTCGCGAACGCGGAAATCGGCACCATCTGGCCCGTCTTGCTGCGCACATAGAGCTTGGAGAACGCGGTCTCGTCGGTGCGATCGACTTCCGCGGCCTGCAGGATCACGTAGTAGTTGTCGATCGGTGTGTAGATCGTCGATACCTGCCGCTCGCCGAACGCCGTGTACAACGCCGTGCGCACGTCCTGGATCTGCACGCCGAGCGCGTTAGCCTTGTCACGGTCGATCGTGAGCTGCGCCTCGAGGCCCGATTGCTGCGAGTCGCTGGTCACGTCGCGGAAGATCGGCTCCGCGCGCATCTTCGCCATCAGGCGGTCCGAATACGACTGGAGCTCGCCGGCCTTCACGCTCTGCAGCGTGTACTGGTAGCGGCTCTTGCTCTGGCGGCCGCCGAGGCGCAGGTTCTGCACGGGCGAGAAATACACGGCGAGGCCGGGCACGACCGACACGTCCTTGCGCAGCGACTCCACCACCTGCGGCATCTTGGGCCGTTCGCCCAACGGCTTCAGCTCCACGAACATCCGGCCCGTATTGATGGCGGGCGAGTTGCCGCCGCCGATCGAGGCCACCACCGACTTGACCGAGGGATTCGCGCGGATGCGCTCGGCCGCGTCGCGCAGCCGCTCGGACATCGCCTCGAACGAAATGTCCTGCGGACCTTCCGCGTTGACCTGGATCTGGCCGATGTCTTCCTCTGGGAAGAACCCCTTGGGAATCTTCGCGAACATCACCGCCGTGAGCACGAACGTCAGGCCCGCGAGCGCGAGCACGAAGCGCCGGTGCGCGAGGCACCAGTCGAGGCCGTTCGCATACTTGCGCAGCGTCCAGTTGAACAGATCCTCGAACCACTGCGTCGAGCGCAGGCCGATCGATGCCTTCTTTGGCGCGTGGTGGGGTGCAGCGTGCGCGACGGCGGCACCCTTGTGATCGCCATACGCATGCTGCGATTCGTCGATCGGCACGTTGTCCGCCGACAGGAAGCGCGCGCACAGCATCGGGATCAGCGTGAGCGACACCAGCGCCGACACGAGAATCGACAGCGACACCACCGCCGCGAACTCGTGGAACAGCAGGCCGATGACGCCCGGCATGAAGAAGATCGGGATAAACACCGCCACCAGCGAGATCGAGATGGAGAGGATCGTGAAACCCATCTCGCGCGAGCCGATCAGCGCGGCCTTGAGCGGCTGCACGCCTTCCTCGATATGGCGCACGATGTTCTCGAGCATCACGATCGCATCGTCGACGACCAGGCCCACGGCCAGCGTGATGGCCAGCAGCGACACGTTGTCGAGGCTGTAGCCGAGCGCCTTCATCAGCGCCACGGTGCCGATCAGCGAGATGGGCACCGATACGGTCGGGATCAGCGTGGCGGCCGCGCGGCGCAGGAACAGGAAGATCACCATCACGACGAGCGCCACCGTGAGCGCCAGCGTGAACTGCACGTCGTGGATCGACTCGCGGATGGACACCGACCGGTCGTTGACCACGGCCACGTTGACCGAACCCGGCATCTGCTGCACGAGGCGCGGCAGCGTCGCCTTGATCGAGTCCACCACGGCCACCGTGTTGGCATCGGGCTGGCGCAGCACGGTCAGCACGATCGAGCGCTCGTTGTTGAGCCAGCTGCCGGTCTTGATCGTCTCGACGCTGTCTTCCACCTCGGCCACGTCGGAGAGGCGCACGATCGCGCCGCTCGGCTGGCTCGCGACGATGATGTTGCGGAACGCATCGGCGTTCGACAGCTGCCGGTTGGCCTGGATGGTCAGCGTCTGGCGCGCGCCGTCGAGCGTGCCCACCGGCGTGTTGGTATTGGCACGATTGAGCGCGACCGCGAGTTCGTCAAGCGTCAGCCCGCGCGCGGCCAGTGCGTCGGGCCGCGCGCGCACACGCACCGCAAAACGCTTCTGTCCGAGCACCTGCACCTGCGCGACACCCGGCAGCGTGGCCAGCGTCGGCGAGATCAGGTTATCGCCGAACGCATTCAGCTCGGCGAGACTCATCGCGGGCGAGTTGATCGCCAGCAGGATCACGGGGGCATCCGCCGGATTCACCTTGCGGTACGACGGCGGCTGCGTCATCTCGATTGGCAGCGTGCGCTGCGCGCGGAACAGCGCGGCCTGCACGTCGACGGCAGCCGCATCGATCTCGCGGTCGTTGTTGAACTCGATCGTGATGCTCGAGT contains:
- a CDS encoding efflux RND transporter permease subunit; the protein is MAKFFIDRPVFAWVLALIIGLGGLLSILQLPIAQYPNIAPPIITVTATYPGASAKTLEESVTTVIEQELNGAPNLLYYESQSEATGLSTINIAFSPGSNADLNSVEVQNRLKRVEARLPAEVRQQGVRIDKAGNNYMMFITVQSKSGNSDAIALGNFVSAQVVDSIRRVPGVGAADLFGTEYAMRVWLDPAKLTGYNLTPLDVTAAVSEQNIQVAVGELGGTPSPKGTELNATVNTESRLTTPEQFANILLRVNPDGSSVRIKDVGRVELGGADYSTLARTNGKPASAIAIKLAPAANALATANAVRARMDELAKYFPSDYEYSVPYDTSAFVKISIEEVIKTLLEAVLLVFLVMYLFLQNIRATIIPTLVVPIALLGTFGAMLAFGFSINVLTMFGMVLAIGILVDDAIVVVENVERIMSEEGLSPREATRKAMGQITGAIVGISLVLVAVFIPMAFFSGSVGNIYRQFSLSLVSSMAFSTLLALTLTPALCATLLKPVQAGHHHEKKGFFGWFNRTFARASTGYQGVVARVIRRSGRYLIIYALIVAGVVLLFQRLPSSFLPDEDQGYMITVVQLPQGATQDRTIGVLKQIEDYYLQKESKVVDQMITVAGFSFFGRGQNGGIAFVRLKDWKERTGADETAQALTGRAFGALSFIKDAIIFPLNPPAISELGNSSGFDFRLQDRTGQGHEKLMAARNQMLGMAAQSPVLAGVRPEGQEDAPQLRIDIDREKARALGVSVADINATLSIAFGSSYVNDFIYEGRVRRVIVQAEGEDRKLPDDLSKLRVRNGNGDMVAFAAFSTSKWIMGSPRLERYNGMPAVKIAGQAAPGQSTGEAMRVMEANFAKLPPGFGFEWSGQSYEERLAGAQEPILYTLSLIIVFLCLAALYESWSIPVAVLLVVPLGVLGALVGVTLRGMPNDVYFKVGLIATIGLSAKNAILIVEFAKDLQAQGRSLIDATLEAVHLRFRPILMTSMAFILGVLPLAIATGAGSGSQRAIGTGVMGGMIAATLLAIFLVPVFFVVVRKRFPGSKRQHEMEAMREQSRLDPKEEI
- a CDS encoding efflux RND transporter periplasmic adaptor subunit; the protein is MSKTRRIHYLAAGAAVLLLAACGEKAPQAGAMPPAEVGVVTVTPRPVAVINELPGRLEGVRTAEVRARVEGIVLSRNYTEGGEVKAGQVLFRIDPAPYQAQLASAKASLERAEANAVSARQKAERYKPLVAANAVSKQEYDEAVAAAGQANADIASAKAAVTTAQINLGYTTVTAPISGRVGRALVTEGALVGKGEATKLTLVEQVDPIWVTFTQPAADVARLRRQIESGEVKSMNGGARVHLFVEGSDREYAQTGKLLFSDMTVDPTTGAITLRAEFPNAKRELLSGTFVRVKVEQGIDEKALTVPQRALIRTAQGASVMVVGQDGKVASLPVTATQAVGDSWVVSEGLKGGEQVIVEGLQKVQAGAPAKAVPFQQPKTADATAAKQG
- a CDS encoding TetR family transcriptional regulator, whose protein sequence is MVRRTKEEALETRNRILDAAETVFHTRGVARPSLADIAEAAGVTRGAIYWHFKNKSDVFAAMVDRVHLPVEALCDPERIARHEDPLGGVRDICAFVFRQTVVNPQWRRIFEILFHKCEMVQDNGAIFERQRQSHQEGIAKIREHLRLATERGQLPADLDLDFAVNAFHAAIGGVLAHWLFCPTDFDLAGQAERMADVFIDTLRHSPALRHGYVARPLAEAELDAEVATFCEAQARQQTLAE
- a CDS encoding ABC transporter substrate-binding protein encodes the protein MPPKPLSESRPSCPAADAASPAPHPARRRLLEAGAAAAALAAMPAFPTVARAQAAGSRTTSPTAPAGYPAEYEGIVSRALHEGAVTVYASTDSDIVRPLIDGFEARFPGVRVNYRDLNTVELNDRFLAETAKLGGGRPARDADYADVLWSTAMDLQIKLVNDGYAQRYESPERGALPAWAVWRDEAWGTTFEPAVIVYNRRHFTDTRMPGSRSGLAQLMQEHAPLWRGRVVTYDIERSGIGYLFAQQDARMGNEFWYLAQALGRAGAKLSVSSVDMIERIARGEFVLGYNVLGSYALSLMERGAEIGVIAPRDYTLVMSRVAFIARKSPRPNAARLWLDFLISREGQALLARSTSQLYTIRSDITSGQTPGALAERLGYTLKPISVGPGLLAAQDALRKRAFLARWSEALRG
- a CDS encoding response regulator encodes the protein MRILLVEDEVELARWVARALEQGGFVIEHVADGLQAEARLMAEEYDAVVLDLRLPGKDGLAVLKAMRGRDDRTPVLILTAQDTLDERVRGLNLGADDYLPKPFAIAELEARILALIRRSRGRAHPRLQCGALVFDGETRSFTLGGAPLALTPRESTLLGALLARSGQPLTKAQLLDKVFSLDADVSPDAIEVLVYRLRKKLAGHGVTIVTLRGFGYLLEPEAET
- a CDS encoding sensor histidine kinase, which translates into the protein MWRRHLRAPARLPLRLWLRGSLRRQLLLLLVPALIAITAIDSWFTYDTLRDAANTAYDRSLYGSVRTIDNAIGMAGESVQLSLPDAAMEMFETAAQTHVFYRVSIERAGVVETITGYDDLPLPAGTLVNNETRFYDATYRDEPVRIAAMARPVYRPDAHLRVIIQVAETAEPRTMLIARVWRSALARDTVLIVLSALILVGGITYVLRPLARVRDEVRARSPDDLTPLAFDHVPVEVRPLVDAVNTHVARSEAMGQAQAQFIADAAHQLRTPLAILKTQAEFAQRQLTLHGDHGDIQAAREAVGAIETQLGQAARLTNQLLALARVRRDGAVPVEAVDVIDAVAVAEQVALDYLPLARGKQQDFGWERPAGLSLPVRADGALLREALANLVHNAIQYSPRGSRITLSARLAGDEALLVVEDDGPGIPPEEREKVFARFYRRVGHTEPGSGLGLAISREMAARFGGSVTLRDATQGRGVRAVLALKLA
- a CDS encoding ChaN family lipoprotein; translated protein: MIIRIAALACALALTGCASQFFNQSPQPEAVSKTFAGKSYVLLGEVHDNAQGQQQRLDALTRAVQAGWRPAIAMEQFDRERQADIDRARRERPDDADYVIAQATGDRNAWQWPLYRPVVALALQYDLPLLAANLSRADASRIVRGGLGSVFSAGQQKALGLDRPLPADLVSAQSTALDAGHCGLFPRQMLPGMLSAQAARDAMMAATMQPYADRGVVLIAGNGHVRRDLGVPRWIAGDKGKVLSIGYLEESNTVANGFDAVIRVPAIARKDPCDDAVVRR
- a CDS encoding DUF2149 domain-containing protein, with the protein product MKFLDESEADDPILSVVNLIDVFLVVIAALLIAIARNPMNPFTHDDVTVITRPGKPDMEIVSRQGQKVVRYQGTGQPGSGDGVKAGVAYRMKDGSIVYVPETDKP